In a genomic window of Aricia agestis chromosome 2, ilAriAges1.1, whole genome shotgun sequence:
- the LOC121739835 gene encoding cytochrome P450 6j1-like has protein sequence GTNAKMFFESILINVSVMLVLIGALIFDYVTKFFSYWYIRHVQYKMPLPFFGSDYHRVLGLRSTTDEVDALYTKYPKEKYVGCIKSRIPDLIVKDPEAVRKTLSTDFSNFHYRGCELDKSRDICLRNNLFYAEGEKWTFLRRKYELLLKHMSDDIQDSLHDCVSGSSGDLRVQQILTGILDVVFKDLLLDNNVDTSVIKNIRETMEKRSLGGKLKSYLKDIFPSVYVLFGFSDVSAAHLKELNKYSSSSRLLKCIKKVDVLTNDELNVNRKIKLQESDYFYSSFLLFISEGYIPCYNVLVALLYELALHQDVQNQARKCAVNSDDDYLNRVIKETLRLHPPYSVITRKCTRTYTFPEQDFHINNGMNITVPVANLHKDEAFFKKSKEFYPDRFSDSESEKTPAFLPFGLGPRQCIGEQLALKIVRSVTCAILKKFKIEKTDKTPTSLPVVDYNLKRVIDKDIWLRFQPIES, from the exons GGTACGAACGCCAAAATGTTCTTCGAGAGTATACTCATAAACGTGTCGGTTATGCTCGTGCTGATCGGCGCGCTAATATTCGACTACGTGACGAAGTTCTTCAGCTACTGGTACATCCGACATGTGCAGTACAAAATGCCGTTGCCGTTCTTCGGCAGCGACTATCATCGAGTGCTCGGATTGAGGAGTACAACCGACGAAGTCGACGCACTGTACACTAAATATCCAAAAGAAAAATACGTCGGATGCATCAAGAGCCGAATCCCAGACTTAATTGTCAAGGATCCCGAAGCAGTAAGAAAAACGCTGTCAACAGATTTCTCGAATTTCCATTACCGGGGCTGCGAACTGGACAAATCGAGGGATATTTGTTTACGAAACAACCTATTTTACGCGGAAGGTGAAAAGTGGACTTTCCTGCGGAGAAAATACGAGCTACTATTGAAGCACATGAGCGATGATATTCAAGACAGTTTACACGACTGTGTGTCAGGAAGCAGCGGAGATTTGAGGGTTCAGCAGATATTGACCGGGATATTAGATGTAGTGTTCAAAGATTTACTTCTCGATAACAACGTAGATACGTCTGTTATTAAAAACATAAGAGAAACGATGGAAAAACGATCGCTCGGTGGAAAATTGAAGAGCTATCTTAAAGACATTTTCCCATCCGTTTATGTTTTGTTCGGCTTCAGTGATGTATCAGCTGCGCATTTGAAAGAACTGAACAAATATTCGAGCTCGTCTAGACTGCTTAAATGTATAAAGAAAGTGGATGTTCTGACCAATGACGAATTAAATGTGAATAGAAAGATTAAGCTTCAGGAATCTGACTATTTTTACTCGTCGTTTTTACTTTTCATAAGCGAAGGCTACATTCCCTGCTACAATGTACTGGtagcacttttgtatgagctTGCTCTTCACCAGGACGTTCAGAATCAAGCAAGAAAGTGTGCTGTGAATAGTGATGACGACTATTTGAACAGAGTCATCAAGGAAACTTTAAGGCTTCATCCACCATACTCGGTGATCACTAGAAAATGCACCAGAACGTATACATTTCCTGAACAAGACTTTCATATAAACAATGGCATGAATATTACTGTGCCTGTGGCAAATTTACATAAGGATGAAGCGTTTTTTAAGAAAAGTAAGGAGTTTTATCCAGACAGGTTTTCGGATAGTGAATCTGAAAAGACACCAGCGTTTCTACCTTTTGGCTTAGGACCAAGACAATGTATAG GGGAGCAGCTAGCTTTGAAGATCGTTCGAAGCGTCACATGCGCAATTCTAAAGAAATTCAAAATCGAAAAAACTGATAAGACGCCAACATCACTTCCAGTAGTTGACTACAACTTAAAAAGAGTTATCGATAAAGATATTTGGCTAAGATTTCAACCTATTGAATCCTAA